tcacagcgTTTAATTTGCAAGGTTTTTTGGTGCTGTTTAATTGCCTTTCTGCTTCTTTCGGCAGGTCCTGGATGACCCCAGCGAGGACCACCTGTACATGGGTAACTGCCCACTGCCCTGCGGTGCTCGCAGGGTGCCAGCGGGATGAGGGTTTGCTGGGCCAAAGGGTTCCCCCTATGTTTTGGGGTGGCTGCGTGCAGGGTTGGGTCTCTCCTCCAGAGCAGGTATGGCCTGGATGTGCTGGAGGATCAAATCCCCTCAGAGTAAACGGGATCCAGTCTGGGTTCAGAAAGGATAGGAGTGCTTTATAGCACTTTATAGGCTTTAATTTGACATCAGAGCAAGCTTTGCCATGAGAGGCACCAGCATTTATGTTCTCAGCTTTGAAGCCAGGCTGCTAGAAAGTAGCTTTATTTCTTTGGCTTCGAGAACAGGGCACATGTTAATTATCCACGGTACAAATGAGCCACTTCCCAACCTGTCTTGCAGACTGCAGTGGTTTGCTTGATGTAAGTACACACACTTTTGGAggaggcattttttttccatcatttatgTTCAGCCCACACTAGCGGAGGAGCGTGCGATGCCTTTGTGGCCAAGCGCAGAGGTTTGCTCGAGGTGTGGGCCTGGCCTTGGTCTTGCAGGCAAACTGAGGGTTTCAGGGTGCCGTGCAGGGGGTGTTTCGTGATGCTGaagctgcagcacagaggaggTAGTTGGCAGCATCCCCTtaattggagacagaagcaggcAAAACGGCATGTGCCTTGCATAGTATAgcatctcctttttttaaaaaaactatattgttttcatcatttttgtcATAAAATTTTGTGCTGGGACTGTCCTTGCAGGAGCTCTAACTTGTAAGTGATCAGTAaccactttttcttttgtgtttcagtgtttgaacTGGTGAAGCAAGGGTGAGTACTGAATTCCAGATTTAAACCTACTAAAGCATGAACGTGAGATGGGTTTGTGGGTGACAGCTCAACCACCTGAGGCGGGCACGGGATGCAGAGGCAATGGGGAGGTTCATGGTGTTTCCCCTATGGGTTTGGGTCTCCCTTGTGGTCTTCCCACCCCAGTTACAGCTGTGTACACCCTCTATGTGCCTGCGTTCAGGGCTGCATGCTGTTGCCAGGTGGCGGCAAAGCCTCCAGGACCTGTTTCGGCACATCCAGATGGGGAACGAGCTCCATTCTCTGTTGCCTTTGCAGCCCTGTGATGGAAATCCCAACCCTGAAACCTCTCAGCGAGGACCTGGCTCGGTTCTACTTCCAGGATCTGATCAAGGGTATTGAATACTGTAAGTATCTGTGCAAAAACGATgggatttctcatttttatttttttctaaacaccTGGGGCTGGACTTTCTGCTGGTGTACAGTGCTGTTTCTGGTGGCTCATGCTACTGCACAGGGGTTTTTGAAGCTAGGGCTAGTCATGATGTTAGCAGAAAGGCTTACACCTGTGCCGGGGCTTCATGGCTCTTTTGCTGCagtccagtgctgctgctgcattgcttgtttttcctttggctgCAGTGCACTATCAAAAGATAATCCACCGGGATATTAAACCTTCCAACCTCCTTGTGGGGGAAGACGGGCACGTCAAGATCGCCGACTTCGGAGTCAGCAACGAGTTCAAGGGAGCCGATGCCCTCTTAACCAACACGGTGGGTACCCCCGCCTTCATGGCCCCGGAGACGCTCTCGGAAACCAGGAAAATCTTCTCTGGAAAGGTATTTAATAGCAATTTGAGGGTTTTTGGACTAATCTTCCTTGCACAGGCTGTCTGTTGCAGATCTAACtgtgctttctttcctctgcaggcTTTGGATGTCTGGGCCATGGGGATCACACTGTACTGCTTCGTGTTTGGGCAGGTAATGACATGGATTTTTCAGCACGGTTGGTGGTCCGGGGGGGTTTGGCATATGCCTCCCACGTGCCAGGTACACGGTGGGTTTTTGCTTCCCACACCCCTGTTTGAGCAATGGGGTATTGCCAAGGGGAGACGGGGTTCTGTGGGTGGAAATGGGAAACTGCCTGTCCATGGGATGGGTGCAGCCAAAAGGGCcgtctttctctttttctccagggAAGAAATTCTGTGCCTGGCCAGATTTTTTAGGAAAGGAGCTGTTGTAGTAATTTGGTCATTTTTAGTCAAATGTTATTTTCGTTGCATTTAAAAGAAGTCATTGATATAATAGGAAATCTTCTGGTATTTCCCTATAACTGGCTCTCTGCTCTTCTTCAAACCCTACGAGATCCTGATGCTCGACTGGCCACCCCACTGCTGCTTCTTAACagaggttgttgcttttctcattgctctttttcttggcGGTAGTGCCCTTTTATGGATGAAAGGATCCTGAGTTTACACAACAAAATCAAGACCCAAACGTTGGAGTTCCCAGACCAGtaagtactcaaaaaaaaaaaaaaccaaacccctcagCCTTTATTTTGAAGCTCATTTGAGCCGTTTCTCAGGCACTGCCTGGGTGGGGCTGGCCCTGTTCTGCTGCGGTTTTGCAAAACTCAGGCTCTGAGCCCTTCAGTTGGCCCTCGGCCCTGGAAAACTTCCTTTGCATTAAATGGGAAGGCAATGTCTCTTGGTTTGCAGTTGCCGAAGAAGGAGCGATTGAAGCTGCAGAGGTGTTTAGGAGAATGGATTAACCTCTGCAGTTGCTGCCTGTTGGGTTTCAGTCTGGGTGGAGTTGGTGTCGGGCTCTCCCAGCCCCGTACATGTGGGATCATGCTTTGCATTGCCCAAAAAGGGGATATTTTGCTTCCCTGGGGGGTTTGGGGAGGAAGGACTGCGTGGCACCTGGGTGCACGAGTACCCGGAGCtgtatccctgccagggctggcatCCAGCCCCAAGTTGCCTGGGAAGGACCCGCAGTAGCTGGCACCAGGGTGAAAAAGGGAGGCAGCATCCAGCCCCTTCCCCGCCTcatctctcccctctcctttccccaggcCAGAAGTTACAGACTTCTTGAAGGATTTGATTACACGGATGTTGGATAAAAATCCCGAATCTAGGATTTCGGTCCCAGAAATCAAGGTACTGACCCAACCCCCTGGTGTTGGCTGTGGCTTCACTTCTCTTGGGTTCTCCTTGCTTGGCTTTTTTTGGGAGTCAGTTTGATCGCGCCAGGCTAGGTCCTCCCCCTGTGCCCAGGGCCCCTGGGCAGGTAAgtcccagctccttcccctgctccgggACCTGCTCAGCTTTGGGACTTTGGTGCTACAGAAGTCACAGGCAAAAGGAAATCCCCTGAGTACAGTATTTCCTCTGCTACCAGGAAAGTACTGTGCAACAGCCTTTCGCAGGAGATTTCTGGTCCTCTGCCCCTGCGGGAGCCTGGAAGGGCCGAGAAGCTGAGAAAATGGAGACTAAGGTAGGGGGAAAGGATTGCGGGGGAATTGCTGAACCATTTTGTGCTCCTGCAGCTGCCCAAGACGCCAGGTGTGTGGGCAAGGAGAAGGAGGGGGTTCTGCCTTCTGTCCTGGATTTTCAGGTCCAAGACTAGGGCTTGGTGGGTCTCCCCATCACTACTGCTCATACGTACGGTCTGGAATAAATGGCTCCTGCCTCTTGGTGCTGTCTCATCCGTAAGATGAGAGTGAAAATAGGTCTTCTCCTCTAAAACCCActgagatgcccagtgctgtagGTCACCGAGGTTATTGCTCGGTTGTGTAGATGGGGCCAGTGCTGGCTCTGGACGAGGCATtttctgctccaggctgagccaTTCCCAGCAGCGCCGGGCTGAGCTGGCTCACCAGTGAAATGGCATGTCTCtcccctgctccctggggagctcCCCTGTTTCAGGAGCTCGTAGGGGCCATAGTTTGGGTGAGGAGATGCGTTTGCCAGGCTTGTGTTGTTTGCGTTACGAAAAAGAGGAAATCATTCCTGACAGGCTGTGTTATTAATTGAAGTTGCACCCTTGGGTCACCAAGAACGGAGTGGAGCTGCTGCCCACAGAGGATGAGAACTGCACCCTCGTCGAGGTGacggaggaggaggtggagaattcaGTCAAGCACATCCCCAGCCTGGCCACTGTGGTGAGTACGAGGGAGGTGATGGTCTGTCGGCACACACCAGGGTCCGTGCTGCCTCCTGGGTAGGTCCAGAGCAGCCGGAGGTTGCTGCTGAAGGGCAGAAGCGTTGGGCAGGATTAGAGCAAAAAATTTCCCTCTCTCGGAAACAAGCGCTGCAAGATGGGGTCTCAGCATCTCGCTGGAGGTGGCTGTACCCCACAGCACGGGGCAATATTTCAGAGCAGTCCCAAAGGGACCCATCAGTGGGTTGCCACTCTCCACGCTTGAGCTATCTCCACCTAAATATTGCTGCATTTGCTCAGGGTAAAAGAGCATCTGGGCCAGGACCTGCCCGCGGCTGGGAGGGGTTGTTTCGGCCAGGCACGAggagctcctgccctgctctgcccagcCGGCCGTAGGGGCTGCGGGAGCTTCCTGGGATGGAGATTTTATCTGGGCCACGGCGTGCACCAGCCCCCGCCTGGAGCTATTCTTGGTGAATTCATCTCATCTCTTTTCAAGCTCATATTTTTATTCTCTGCAACCCGCTGTGGTGGTGAGAACCACAGTGTAAGCCTGCCCTGTGTGGAAAGTGAAATCCTTTTGGGGTTTGAACCTAATGATTTCTTTAGGTGCCCACTAGCCCTTACACTAGGAGAAACAGCAAGCAACCATTTGCAGTTCCCTGGTGTGGCATTATCTGCCTGTAGACACCCAGGCTGTGATTTTTGGAAGTACAGGTCTCCCTTTGAAGCTCTTTTTCCATCTCATGGCTGTGCCCACATCTGGCTCCATTTCTGGAGCTCTctacctgttgtggtttaaccccagccagcaaccaagcaccacgcagctgctcagtcgctcccccccacccagtgggatggggggggagaatcagggggaaaaaaaggtaaaactcatgggttgagataagaacagtttaatagaacagaaaaataatgatagtaataacaataataaaatgacaataataataataataggattggaatatacaggtgatgcacaatgcaattgctcaccactcaccaactgatgcccaactagttcctgagcagcaatccccccccaggccaactccccccagtttatatactggacatgacatcacatggtatggaatacccctttggccagcttgagccagctgtcctggctgtgtcccctcccaacttcttgtgcccctccagccttcttgctggctgggcatgagaaggtgaagaatccttgactgggtataaacactacttagcaacaactgaaatcatctgtgtgttatccacattcttatactgaacccaaaacataacactataccagctgctaggaagacaattaattctatcccagctgaaaccaggacactcccgCTTTGGTACCCTGCAGAAGTCTCTTCAACCGCAGATACGTTAATATGCAAATGTGCCTTGCGCTGCTCAAGCTGAAAAAGCAGATCTTGCTCTAAAGACATCACCATTGATGAAAGGGGTTTCCCCTTTCTCCTGTTCGGAGGTGACTTGCAGGGGTGCAGCAGAGGATGCCTCAGTGCTCCCAGCCCTGTTGATAATCCAGGTGTGTTTAGCACAGCTCAGGGCAAATGAGCTTTTACTGTGACTCTTGCCTCTTAAATAATGCACCGCCTCCAGGCAGATCTTGTATTTTCCCATTTGCATTTGTTCTTCAAAATTATCCTCCGGTGCCTGATCTTTGTGCATCCAACTGCAGGCGTTAGCGCTCGAGTACGAGATTCACGTGGCTTCAACTCTCACATAAAATGCCTTCCCCCGCGGGAGCCTGCTGGCATGCGCGTTTCATATGTGTAAGGGCTCTTGGTGCACCGTGGTGAGCAGATAAATCAGGCACAGAGGGACGAGAAGCAATATCAAATGAAGCCAGGGGTTCCCAGAGCAGGATGCACATGCTGAGGCAGGGTCCAGTGCTGCTGATGTTGTTCTCTGCTCCCACCAGCAAAATGATTTGGGGGATGCCCGGGAAGAACTCCGACGCTTGCTCTGTTCCTGGCAGTCTCTGACTGCAGCTGACGCTGGGTAACTCTGCATTTTGCAGCCAAAGCTAGACAAACAGCCAATTTTTCAGCTTGGTTTTGGTAAACGTTAAGGCAAAATTGTGCCggttccttccttcccctctccctttccaaTGAATTATTCTGCCAGGTAATTGTGGGGAACTGGGAATTTGCAGGTTCTGGATGCAGTAATCAGTAAAACCTACTTCTGGGGAGGAGAAAATCTTCCCAGACTTGGCTTTGCTCTCCTTTCCAGCTTCTCACACCTAGTGTCGCTCTCATTGGCATGTTCAGTTGTTGCACCGTGGGTTTCAGATGAGGATACAGCCTCTGTATTAAGCAGCTGGAGACTTGTAAACACACTTCCTTCtggtttttctgtttttgttttttttttttttaaaaaggagaagtttGACTTGTTTTCACTAGTTTTCTTAATTACTTGGGCATGAGGGCTGGATGTTCCTGTTGCTCTTGAGTGAAAGGGAAGCATCCCTGACAAACTCCAATCTGGTCTTGCAGATTTTGGTGAAAACGATGATCCGGAAGCGATCCTTTGGGAACCCATTcgaggggagcaggagggaggagcGGTCGTTGTCTGCCCCCGGGAACCTGCTGCCGTAAGTGTCATCACCTTGCCTCGGTCCAAAAAAGATATTTGCAGCTTGTCTTAATGCTCTGGAAATCACTGCAAAGCACAGGAGAATTCCAGGAGTTGGGCTTTGAATCTTTTGTGGGGGGGCCATGTTCACACACCGTCTGTCTGACCCGTAACTGCTTTGTGGGATGATTTTTGTGGCATATCCTGCCCCTCTGCATCTTTTTAGGGCCCCTCCAGCCTGTGAcaggggagctggggggagaTGACACGTGCTCAGGGTCCCAAAAGGTCCCgtggtggggaaggggcagaTGCTGGTGTCTCATTgcttgctttgcctttttctgaGTCGCTCAGcaactgctttatttccttttaaagcagGAAACAAGGCAGTGAAGATAATCTGAAGTGTAACGACTTGCCCAACGTGGGAGAGGAGGAACTTCTTCCGTGAACATCGACTTTATGGTTCTGTTGAGCAACTTGGTCCAGGGCACCTTGTTAAAGTGTGCAGCTGAGGATGAGCGACATTAACAGAGCCTACACCAAACACAGCATGACGTGGCGCTATTTCAGTATAATGCTGGATGTAGAGCTTACATAGCAGCATGTTATAAGACATCTGACTACTTGTCATAAACATTGAACATCTCCAATCGCTTGGACTGCTGACTTCTTGTGGGAAAGGCGCTGGCTGATAGCAGAAAGGTGAGCTATCGTGTTGAGCAGCAacagtgctttgcaaaaaaaaaaaaaaaaaacctgaaaatgcatTTGGAACTGCTTTTACCTGGTTTTAATGCCAAGTAATTTCCGGGGACTAATGCCAGCATCCCAGGGGTGTTGTATACCCATCGCATAGTCGGTGGGCACACGCAGAAGGGTGAAGCTTTTGCCAAGGGGCATACACAGCAGTAAAACTACACGTGTGCACTTTGAGAGTTCACAACCTACCGGAAATGTTGTTGCATCTATTTCTCGTcattctggtttgtttttaattgacaCCTTTTTAACTGCATGGGAACAAAGCAAAACCCCaccttttcagctttttaaagaaTGCCTACCTTTGTGAGCCAAGTTGTATTAAACAGCATCTTTGGGATATTCAGAAAGTGAGGTTAATTACCTTCTAAGGTAATTAACGCCTTTTCTAAGGTCTTGGTGTGACTAGGGCTTGGTAGGTTGCGTATTCAGTGGATGAAGGGAAAAGGTATTTAAGGGCTTAAGTTCAGTCTGAACTATTTTTGCTGCAGATATATGAGTGAAAGGTGGTGTTTAGCTGAATGTTTGTTTTGAACAGCAGAGGAAGCACTAATAACAGTTTGTTTCTAAATCTTTTACTTGATTGAGGTAGatatattattaaatataaaattcagGGTAAAATCCTTCACTTCCATGTACATTACATGGTTTactacaattaaaaataatacaacttATGCTATTTTTTAAGTATAGACTTAGGGCTTGCTTAGAATTTAAGATCTTAATGAAATACTTAGATTAGCTAgtaattttcaaagaaacttttgttttccaaactCTTAATCTGGATTTTGGGGCCAATGCTATGTATTTTTTGCAAGTTCGCTACCAGTAATTTATGAATGCCTGTGGATCAGAGGCTTGTTAGTAAATTAAGTGTATACCTAATTCATGGGTTGTTTTTTATGAAGAGCTCTTTCACCTTCAGTCAGATTACTCTGATTATTTTGTGGTgcttgtaaaaaaataataatctaccGTGTGGTGGGAGAGATTCTGATGTCCAGACTCACTTTCCCAAGTTCTCTGTGCTCAAAGCTGGAGAACAGCAGAGTGTGGGTGAGCTGGAGAAGAGTCAGGGTTTGCTTCAGGAAAGGGGTCACGGTAAGTACAGTTGTTTTAAGGATGGAGCGtgggacagggaggggggaaaggtctgatttcttctctttttagtcTGATGTGGTTGTGTGACCTTGAATGAGGCATTTAAAAGGACGGTGTACCTGAAAGAGGGGGAGGATTCAAATGTCCCAAGCATGTAAGGGACTGCTAAGGCATAATTCTTTGCCCTGAGGAAGAAGGCACTAGAAGAGACCCAAGTATTTTGATTAATGGTAAGATCTCTGCATGCTAACCCTGGCCATGTGTGCCCTGCCTTTAGGAAGTGACTGTCCCCTTGTCTTCCTTCATCTTGGGCATCGCAAGTAGCAGTGTGCTGAGGTCCTTGGCCTCGCTGTAGTCAGACCTGGCTGGGTAATTCCTCATTGGGACAGGTAGTTGTTAAAGCCAGGACAGCGTTAGCAAGTGCGCAGGTGCCTACACAAACTGTTCCTTACATCTTTTTATCACTTAAAGCAATGCTCCCCCTAAATAGCAATTTATTACCGAAACATTGTGCTGCTGGCCTCTCTCTAAAGCCAGTGACGATGGTTCGTGGTTTAGGAGCAGTACTATGGAGTTTGGAGCCATAAGACATGCACTGTTTTCCTCCCATTTTAGTCCGAGGCTATGCCAAAGCCCTGCAGCTTCAGCTATGGGAAAACCAAACAGGTAACTTGGGTGCCAGCACTACTACAGCCACCTGCTCGCCCTTTCCTAAACAGGACTTTTCACTGTGGAAATGAGTGCGAGTGGGCAGCTTGGTTCTCTAACCCTGTAAATGGACttgttctgccaaaaaaaaaaaatttaaaaaaataggggATCTGATTATTTGTAGCTGGTGCATAGTAATGTGTGTGGTGTGTTTTTGTTCAAGGTGAGTTGTAGAGATGCTCTGTGCTGTGTATCTCTGGTTTGTGATTTGTCAGGTGCCTAGCGAGACAGTTTACATTTACCAAACAAACAGGCTTGGCAGGTGCAACACAGCTTCTAAACAGAATAAGCTGTACCAGTTCCTCGATGCCCAGCCCCATAGTCACTGGGCCTCAATTATTACCATAGATCAGTGTCTTACGGCTAGCACGGGCTTGGTTTGTAAGGATCCTAAAGCTCAGCGCTTCCCTAAGGCGTGCTCCAAAATGACTGTCTCAGTGCCAGCTCCAGTAGGGCTGCAGCCAAAtgcacatttctgaaagaaactCAAAGTAGATTTTTCTTGTTGATTAGTTCTGTTGAAAGCATAAAGCGTGGCTGTGAGGAAGATCTATCTAAATGCATGACCTGTTAGAGAAGCTGTACTGTATCTATAAATCTGCTCAGTTCCCTAGCTGCTGTTCCATAGTAGTGaagctagctttttttttccttatagtgaagtaaatattttgcttgtGCCTTGGAACTGGGCTGTAGCTTGATTTCCCCAACTCCCTTCCTTTCAAGCAAGCCCAGTGCTGACTATAGGCTTAATGCTGGGTACTAAGCCTTTTTGGCTCTGAAAGCACACAGGAAAGTGCTAAGGGGAAACCAGGCCTCTTGTCTGAGTAGTTTTTCTTGGTGGTCCCCTCTTACCTGTCAGGCAATTGATCTGTTTCTTTTCTAAGGTCCTGAACTATTGCTGATTTTTATACTGTTTGTTTAATGACCAAGGCTTGTGGTTCATTCCTACCCCTTTATTATGCATTTAACTTTATCAGGTGTATCAAGTTTAAATACTGTGTATTTAccacttttaaattatattacctaagaagaaagaaaaaaaaaaaaaccaacaattaAGTGTTTTTCCACACAGCTGTTCAAGCTTCTCTGTACAAGTTGAAATAAATGACATGCAACCAAACCCAGAGTTAGTTGATCAAGTGGAACCATTATCCTGTTTGACTGGTCTTTATCAAGCTATGAGAGTTTGCTTGTTGGAGGAGGAGCCTGAAAGCACCTTCTTGTGTTAGTGAAGTCTGGTGCTCCACCATTACTGGGGATCCTGGGCTAGACGAGACCACAGTGGCTGTAGCCACTGCATAATCCAAATTGAGCCATTCACATGCACAGACTGGAGCGCTGACTCTTGGAAAGGCACCATCTGAGTTGGGACACTCAGCTtagtgctcagcagcagcaggcaaataaagaataaaacaaaacagtaatgCTGTAGCAAAcccactgcactgctggaaaaaGGCAGCAAAGGCCCAGCCAGGATGCTGGAGGTATGGAATATATCCCAGGGCTCTATAATACTAGAAAAGgttcagagaaaggaaagagctgTACCTTGCGTGCCAGCGTGATCACTAGAGGTGCTCAAGGCCATGTGAAGATAAAAGCCAACAAGTTTGCTTAAATCAAATTGTGTAAATCCATTAAATGCAGCAGCCCAGGCACAGGGTCTGGGTGTGATGGTGAAAAGCATGGGAGGTATGGCATGGAATAAGAGATCTGTTCTTCTGAGCAGTAGGTACTAGCATTTGGCTTAGGCCATGCTAGGCTAACACACCCTGGCCTCTAACTTTCAAGTCTTTTCCCCTGGATAGGGTTTTAATGCAACAGACCCAGACAAGGTGTTAGGAGAACCAAGGTGGAAGAGAAGCTGTAGTTGCAGCAGTACTCTTGCCGAGAGAATCAGGAGGCAAAGCTGACAGCAGCACTGGCTTCGATAGCTCCCCAGTAACTGTTGGTATCTGTGTAAAATGAAGACAGTTCACCAACCCTAACCTTCACCAGccctggagaaaaaagaaacaagcaaaacctAGCTCGCAGGACTCCAAGAGGGCtgagagagaaatattttattaaaaagaaagtaaattttaaggTAGTACCATAAGAAttagacaaaacagaaaaaaaaaattctgtaaccaGTAAGCCATTTACCATAGTACAATGGAACCAGACACTGCTTTGTCTTGGTCTGTGGCCACTGGAGCTTGGAGACACAATTAAATAGTAGGCATAGGCTCAGCTAAGCATCACAATCCTTCAGGGCCAGGAAAAGTGATTTAACAACAGCAAGGAGCTGCTCTCCCAAGGTTAGGCAATGCCTGGCAAGGGACCATGTTCACTGTAAGGAAGAATCTGTACCTATTACCCTTTGCTCTCTGCTACCGGtgagctcagggaaaggaggactGTCAAAATGACAATGTCAGAGCAGTCCCTGTCCCAAGCTTAGCCCGTGCAGCGGCCTGGCATAAAAGCACAATTCTCCCTGTATGCTTAGTGCAATTAAGCTGGAAAGACAGCAGACAAAGAGCAGATCCTGTTCTCCTCTCTGAGCATTAGCTCCAGCCAGCAAAAGTAGTGAAGAGTAGTGAAGAAGGTCCCTTTCTCAGGTTTgttcccctcttccttccagtGAAGAGGGGTTGGGTCTCATGGCAGGGTCAGAGTAACATTCACAGCAGCAGTTTACAGCAGCAGTTGCTGCTGTAGCAGCAGGAGGTCAGGAGTTTGTTCCATCTGTCTCACTGACTCCCTGCAAGGATGAGAGATTACAGTTCTCTGCCAGAAAactcttctttctcccccttcttctcACGTAAAACCCTCTGCACAGGCAAGCTACTGTCCACTACCCAGACTTTACTTTTCCAGTGCCACAAGGTCTTTTGATTCAGAAATCCACCCTCTGCAGCAACACTTTCCACCAAGCACAGGGCTGCAGGGCCGAGGTCTACCCTCAGCACCAGTCAAGCAACCCCACTACCCCACTAAATCCTTCTACTGGCCAAATGGATCATTTGGATCCTGGAGGGAGCCATAGCTGTGGCTGTCAGCATACCAGTCTCAGAAAACACCAATCCATTGAATAAGTTCAATCACAGTAACAGGAACCCCCAAAAGCCAAGAAGGAAGGATTTGATGGGGACAGAGCTGTTGTCTGCAGCTCTCAGAAGGCAACTGCCAAGGACTGCAACCCAAAAAAGTGGCGCAGTGGGCGCATGACAAGTTCTTGAACATACATTTCCCTCTCCAAGAGTGGTTGCCCAGGAAACATGACAATATTTGTTTCTAGTGCTCCTCCCTGCAACAGCTTTGAGGTAAAAATTAGCTTCTCTGACGAAGACAAAGTTTCCTCAGAGCTGTGGTTCAAAGTCCCTGTTTGATGTGGACTTTCTACATCCTGTTTCGGAATCTCTCCAGAGCCAGAGGAAGAAGCAACTTTGCCTTCACTCTGCCTTCATTGATGCTTACCAGTTCATAATCCTCcacatatttgtatttcttctccCGATAGTAGTATTTCTTCTTCATGCAATACAGAACAACAATGTCACACAGCACTGTTGCCTAGTGGAGATTCAAAGAGTTTGAGACAATGATCCTCAGAACTGAGGCACTAATCCAGAATTGAGTCCAAGTGCAGACAGTGTCACTTACCACGCCAAACAGCGCTAAGCCAGAGCCAATGTTAATCATGGTAGGAATTACATCAAATTTTCCTGCCTAGAAGACAGTTACAAGGGTGAATAtgtttttcagcatctctgaaagCCCTCACCACAAGACCTCCAGGAATTAAGTCACCCTACCTTTCCAAACACTATGATATCAAAGCGGATGCCATAAGCTTTGACAAGTGTCCGTGATTCAGTGTCATTACTATCCTTGTAGTATTTCGCAAACCTGGAGAAAAGATAGGTCAGAGCTTAGCTGGAAATTTTGAGGTT
Above is a genomic segment from Harpia harpyja isolate bHarHar1 chromosome 9, bHarHar1 primary haplotype, whole genome shotgun sequence containing:
- the CAMKK2 gene encoding calcium/calmodulin-dependent protein kinase kinase 2 isoform X4, whose product is MPSCIPGSLPTPRPLCCDGGCGHRAPGELRDPLPLNPHRPGMASLIVVTEYDATGSASEEEEEMNAAGSEGFGDGREPRAKLHLSGRKLSLQERSQPACSPGTGDGTNERFIYPSLPYSPVTSPHSSPRLPRRPTVESNRVSITGLQDCVQLNQYKLKDEIGKGSYGVVKLAYNEDDNTYYAMKVLSKKKLMRQAGFPRRPPPRGAKAASEGCVQPKGPIEQVYQEIAILKKLDHPNVVKLVEVLDDPSEDHLYMVFELVKQGPVMEIPTLKPLSEDLARFYFQDLIKGIEYLHYQKIIHRDIKPSNLLVGEDGHVKIADFGVSNEFKGADALLTNTVGTPAFMAPETLSETRKIFSGKALDVWAMGITLYCFVFGQCPFMDERILSLHNKIKTQTLEFPDQPEVTDFLKDLITRMLDKNPESRISVPEIKLHPWVTKNGVELLPTEDENCTLVEVTEEEVENSVKHIPSLATVILVKTMIRKRSFGNPFEGSRREERSLSAPGNLLPKQGSEDNLKCNDLPNVGEEELLP
- the CAMKK2 gene encoding calcium/calmodulin-dependent protein kinase kinase 2 isoform X2 — protein: MPSCIPGSLPTPRPLCCDGGCGHRAPGELRDPLPLNPHRPGMASLIVVTEYDATGSASEEEEEMNAAGSEGFGDGREPRAKLHLSGRKLSLQERSQPACSPGTGDGTNERFIYPSLPYSPVTSPHSSPRLPRRPTVESNRVSITGLQDCVQLNQYKLKDEIGKGSYGVVKLAYNEDDNTYYAMKVLSKKKLMRQAGFPRRPPPRGAKAASEGCVQPKGPIEQVYQEIAILKKLDHPNVVKLVEVLDDPSEDHLYMVFELVKQGPVMEIPTLKPLSEDLARFYFQDLIKGIEYLHYQKIIHRDIKPSNLLVGEDGHVKIADFGVSNEFKGADALLTNTVGTPAFMAPETLSETRKIFSGKALDVWAMGITLYCFVFGQCPFMDERILSLHNKIKTQTLEFPDQPEVTDFLKDLITRMLDKNPESRISVPEIKESTVQQPFAGDFWSSAPAGAWKGREAEKMETKLHPWVTKNGVELLPTEDENCTLVEVTEEEVENSVKHIPSLATVILVKTMIRKRSFGNPFEGSRREERSLSAPGNLLPKQGSEDNLKCNDLPNVGEEELLP
- the CAMKK2 gene encoding calcium/calmodulin-dependent protein kinase kinase 2 isoform X1, with product MPSCIPGSLPTPRPLCCDGGCGHRAPGELRDPLPLNPHRPGMASLIVVTEYDATGSASEEEEEMNAAGSEGFGDGREPRAKLHLSGRKLSLQERSQPACSPGTGDGTNERFIYPSLPYSPVTSPHSSPRLPRRPTVESNRVSITGLQDCVQLNQYKLKDEIGKGSYGVVKLAYNEDDNTYYAMKVLSKKKLMRQAGFPRRPPPRGAKAASEGCVQPKGPIEQVYQEIAILKKLDHPNVVKLVEVLDDPSEDHLYMVFELVKQGPVMEIPTLKPLSEDLARFYFQDLIKGIEYLHYQKIIHRDIKPSNLLVGEDGHVKIADFGVSNEFKGADALLTNTVGTPAFMAPETLSETRKIFSGKALDVWAMGITLYCFVFGQCPFMDERILSLHNKIKTQTLEFPDQPEVTDFLKDLITRMLDKNPESRISVPEIKESTVQQPFAGDFWSSAPAGAWKGREAEKMETKLHPWVTKNGVELLPTEDENCTLVEVTEEEVENSVKHIPSLATVILVKTMIRKRSFGNPFEGSRREERSLSAPGNLLPRKQGSEDNLKCNDLPNVGEEELLP
- the CAMKK2 gene encoding calcium/calmodulin-dependent protein kinase kinase 2 isoform X3, with amino-acid sequence MPSCIPGSLPTPRPLCCDGGCGHRAPGELRDPLPLNPHRPGMASLIVVTEYDATGSASEEEEEMNAAGSEGFGDGREPRAKLHLSGRKLSLQERSQPACSPGTGDGTNERFIYPSLPYSPVTSPHSSPRLPRRPTVESNRVSITGLQDCVQLNQYKLKDEIGKGSYGVVKLAYNEDDNTYYAMKVLSKKKLMRQAGFPRRPPPRGAKAASEGCVQPKGPIEQVYQEIAILKKLDHPNVVKLVEVLDDPSEDHLYMVFELVKQGPVMEIPTLKPLSEDLARFYFQDLIKGIEYLHYQKIIHRDIKPSNLLVGEDGHVKIADFGVSNEFKGADALLTNTVGTPAFMAPETLSETRKIFSGKALDVWAMGITLYCFVFGQCPFMDERILSLHNKIKTQTLEFPDQPEVTDFLKDLITRMLDKNPESRISVPEIKLHPWVTKNGVELLPTEDENCTLVEVTEEEVENSVKHIPSLATVILVKTMIRKRSFGNPFEGSRREERSLSAPGNLLPRKQGSEDNLKCNDLPNVGEEELLP